DNA sequence from the Acipenser ruthenus chromosome 8, fAciRut3.2 maternal haplotype, whole genome shotgun sequence genome:
AATATACAGTAACAAGTTTATGGTCCTACTACTCGATATGCAGTGTTCTACATTTCAGCTCACTGTGTATTCTGTGTTTCAGGATAAATGCAGTGTCTAACGGCCAGGTGAGAGGGGACAGTTACGGGGAAGGCTGCTTAGGAAGGATAGGTAAGAATGCACTTATGCCTCGGATCCAAAAAGTATCAGGACTTGTCAGTACTGGTGTGAAGACTTTGTTGGATACTCCTCCACTCTGCTACAGTTCTGTCTGTTTCCACCACCAGTAATGAGGTGTGCAGAATTATGTTGCTGTTCCCTTCTGTTGTCCTCAACAAACTATCAAAACACATTAGAGTAGCTGACAAAATAGCGAAtacatcttacctgttgtgcacttctatttattatataggtctcaaatgtgctcTTGTGAAAGAAACACCTGTTACAGCATTTTTTATTTACTATGATTATTTTAAATCTAGTAGTACATCAGGTTAAGACATCTGTGTGCAGcacatgctttcagatagtgttgtaCTTCTTTGGTCATTTCACCAAGGGTTATTTCCACTCATCAattaactgacatgctttcagcctgTAACATCACTCCTTAAATTCTTGTGATGCCACTCAGTGGAAAAACACTTGAGGAAAAAAATGAATCATGCCTCAGGGTGTGTTTGAAAAGCATTATTATCCCCGCTGTGGGTGCATAATCCGGGCTGTTGCTGATTTGTATGAGTGACAATTACTAATATTTGCTGTTTGTCCACAGGTGCAAGAATCTGGCTGTTTGTTGGCTTTATGATAATGTTCGGATCCCTCATTGCTTCCATGTGGATTCTGTTCGGAGCCTATGTTGTTCCAAGTAGGTGTTGATCGTAGTTGTGTTTATCTGTAATTTGTATGTTTAGTAATACTAGAAGGACAAACATTTAGACTATAAGTaacaattttaaaatgagattttgTTCACATTCTTAAATTCATATGTTTGTTGTGGCCCCAAAACACATATTAATGTTGAATACATATTCAAAATGTttgccaatttattttattttattactactaCATATACAACCATAGAGTGTTTTGTACTGTAGTTAcgaatgcattattttatttagtaaggCTCTAATCCACATAATGATGTTAATACCGGCACCCTAATATGTATAAACCTGCTATTTTACAACCCCCTTTCCActgtatttgaaatgtaattgaattattttaataagcaagtcTATACATTACCCCTGGGGGGAAAGCAGTAGCAGCATTAGTTAGAAATTAACAGTTGCACCTCTGTTTGTATCATAAAATAGGTCCGTAGATTTCTAATACTTTATTATCTTGAGCCTCCTGTTTATAAGTTACTGctgggaaaataaaaacacaatcaagCTGTTGTTTCTTTCAATATCAGATATAACAAGAGGGGTCTGATTAAACACGTGACATGAATTTATTTCTGATAGTTTGTATTACTGCTTTGACCCCAGAGTTAAATCATGAAGGTAATAATCCAGGACTTGTTCTTGTAGTTGTAGTTGGGTTAGATGCCTGTTTTGACCCGGTTCTCTTCATGATTTGATCTTTATTGCAGAGAAGGATGTGTACCCTGGGCTTGCTGTGTTTTTCCAAAATACGTTAATATTTTTTAGGTAAGTAGCTTGTTGGGATTTGGTTTACACTTTCTTCCATCTCACATTCTAACACTTCTCAGTGTTAATCTACGTTTAGACCCATTGGGTTTGGGCTCAACACTTATTTCTGAGGGAGCAGAGACTTACTCAAATtagaatgtatgtatgtgtgtgtgtgtgtgtgtgtgtgtataatttgtaGACTACATATTATATGTTTCtgacttatttttttcaaattctccCTAATGTTACAGTGAGACAACATGGGCAACTCATTCAAGAGCACATACATTGTTATAGTCCACTAGTCACAAAAgatgccttttatttttttatggttttgAATTTGCTCACAGAATCAGAACCTGCATTATCTACTGTACATCATCAGAGGTGTCACTGTTCCCTTCTTATTGTGTTGTGTCTTTGTGAGTCTGTTCCctccctttttattatttttttaagggcTGGCTGTATGGAAATAATGAAAcctgtttaaattgtgttttgtctgttttacaGTACACTGATCTACAAGTTTGGAAGAACAGAAGATCTGTGGGGATAGCCCCTCCCTATCTGTCAGCACCAAGATATCCTTCCTTCAGTGTTCTCACCAAGATTCAAAAAAACTCTAGAGTGTAACCAGGTTCAATATAATGACGTACTGAATTACTCCCAGCAAAATGCTACCAGGTCCTGCAATCCCTTGCAGAACTAATTGAAAGCAAGCCCGTGAGCACGTTTTTCACCATCCTTAGAGGGCaattcaatgaaaaaataataacagcagtTAGCATTGCTGTAAGACCTGCTTTATTTACCCTTTTATGCACTGAACCACTCCACCGTGGCATGATACCGTCTGTTGCAGAGGTGTGTATGGGGAGTGTGTCTAATTTTAAGCATGTTTATTCTGTCACATATACCTGAGTCAGTGAGGATATTACTGGAGAGATTATTGATGGTGCCATTTGAAAGCAACAGAGGCACTCTATCTGAGAGGGTGgaataaatgttttctttcttatttagTGGACGGAGGGGTACGAGATTATAGCAAAATATAGTAGTGAACAGCAGTATTGGGACCTCCCTGTGACAGCCCTGTACTGTAGTTTGGATACAGGTATTAAAGGTAATGACCTGTGCTTCACAGCCCTGGTGAGGACACTGAAGAAAGTCAGCTAATATTAATACTGTCAAACTGAGAACAATATTATCTTGTACAGCTCAATCCCTTAGCCAGTGTTTTATATTCTGCCAACAGATCATTTTACaggttgtattttctttttttaagaggGAACAAATTGCCAGATTGTCTTGACTTATGTAGTGTTGTTTTTGACACTGTAGTTAAAGTTACCACCTCCCTTcagctactgttttttttaaagtattttaaatatatgtatccTATCCTTCTTTATGTTGAAAAGCACCACAAGGATCGGCTGTAAATATGATgccattaacaaacaaacaaacaaaaaaaacgggtTTGTGATGATTGTGTACATTATTAACAAATATATTGTACTCCTGTGTAGATaaagagaataaataaaatacaataaagtaagTTTGTTACGACGCAAGAGGATTGTATTGTGAAAgacaatatataaatacaataagataTTTTGTCCATGTAGAACTCATTGCTGGTGAACAGGGAAAGGACTACTGTCTATAAAAGCTTTTGAAGACAGCCCTACATAGAACTGTTATGCAACATGTAGGTCTCGGTATCACTTCTGGagattgtgtttctttttactaAATGTGAATATTACCATATAGAACCTACTTAACAATGACACAAAGAATGCCCAGAGTATGTCATTGGTAATACCTGCTATCTCTGTAAAAGGGGTATTAATCAATTCCATAATACATGTTGGATCACTATACAAAGTAGGGAATTGATCTTGGTAAGTGATGTGAATATTAAATAAATTTACCCCCATTTTATTGATGGAGAAGTTGATAATAAGTAAGGGTTGGGGCTTGTATAAGCAAGCTTCTTGTTACTTTACCTAAAAACACAATAAAGGGAATTTTCTCTTATGGCCAATTTCAAgatttatgtacagtacatgtcttGTGGTCTCGAGGTGGGTAGGTGAATCATCGGAGGGGAAATGTGCTGTGCATGAAGTTCTGATTTTAGTTTAAAGGCTCAATGACATCCTTCCAGTGAAAGACAACAGCACAAATGCTTTTTAAACAGATGACTTAAACCTCTATCAAGCAAGAAACCTTTGTTGGTTATTGTGTTGAAAACAAAGTAAATGTGTCAAAGGTGGtttttactgtatgtacataTTTATTCCACAACACATGGCATATGTATAAAGTATTAAATGATTTAATAGTAATGGTTATACAAATGTAGCTATATACAGAACATCTTATAAATCTTATAAAAGTAATACAGTAGAAACTGTCATATCCAATCCTGTAAGATATGATACCCCTATTAACCAATGACGGCATGTGTTATTTACAAGCGTTTCTACCAACAgaatggtactgatggaaactgatcaatgcactttttttttttttttataggtctaaaacagtaaatgcagctcttagcaggacagatTGGACAGCtgcagttaaaaaagaaaagactatgtttgggaattcagtttcaccTTTTACTTGGTGTCACTTCACACAGCTGCCCAGGGATTAATAGTTACTGTATTGTTAAAAAATCTTAAACAAGATCTTTTTTGCCAacctccaaagccagtttgtgtttgtATGCATGCTTTCATGTTGTTGTTTCTGTCTCGGGTTAACAAGCacgatgcaaaaaaacaaacctgtcGGATCAGCTTGATATGGGCGAAGAAAGCACAGCAAGAGTGTTGTTTTGTAAACTGCCAactactgtattacagtgcttggttttgcattcattttcattgattttctttgtatagtataaGTGCAGTActatactttggtgttttagataCACTGATGTACCCTATATTGTTAATTTAGAATGCCCTGCTGTCAATAATGCCACAACAATGTAGTATAACCACTCCCTCTGAGATCAGTTAAATCGGATATGACAAGTTCTATTGTAATAAGAGGATAACCCCTACAGCAAGAAGCATTCCTTACATGTGCTACGATATGCTAAATTGGTAGATTGAGTTAACAGTTAAAATTAGTCTGAACATCTGGTAAAGAACTGACAGTAGTGTGAAAATTAAAACCAAAGGACAATCAGCATACATTAGATATAGAGCTATTTAAGTTCTATAAACTAAGACTACCGAAAGCCACAGCTCAGTGTATGGTGAAGAAGACACTTAATCTACGTAAACCATTTGTCAACTTGAAAAGAAGTGGTAAACAAAGGGGAACAAAGGCAAACAGCCTCCGAGACCTTCCTAGCAATGGAATTACAACAGTCTGCTGCAGTAAGAAAAAAGATGAATCAAGGAAGTCTCAATTATTCTCGAGTGGGAAAATCTAACTAGTTTGACAAAGAGCTCCTCACCTTACTGGAAAACAGTCGGGTGGCTTTGTCATGCATGTCACCTAAAAGGCCACTGAATGCATGCTTGGCATATAGAGGGTGAATGACTGGATTaatacaattgtgtgtgtgtgttgtttcctAAATAGAAATagtacaactttaaaaaaatatctctCAAATTTTTAAAAAGGCGTATGAATAGTTGTGAAATCCACAGTAGTCTGTCTTGGCAATATTCAGTATTTTGGGTGCTTTATTGACACACATCTGGTGGTGACTTCTTTCTTTTAGCAGCTCCCATGCCTATTCGGATGGAACAAGTAATTTTCAAGTTATGTCATGATTTTGCTTGACAGTAGGTTGCTGTGAGATCCTGTTCTTTTCTACACATTTAAGGCATCCCAACCAACACCATTAGGTCCAATACCAAGTCCTTTAAAAGTGGGATGAGTTGTTCTTAATGTGCAGCGTTCGACATTCTCAAATCCATCCCCACACCCCTCATGCAAGACACATTTTCAATGTCCAtaaagaaattaacaaaaaagaaaaaaaaaacatttagtgcATTATTTGGGGTAAAAATTCAAAACAAACCCTTTCCTACAGAAGCCAGGGTCTGATTCTGAAGGCCTTTCCTCTCCTTCAGAGGGAGTTGGAGGGATTTCTGGCAGCCTGTAATCCTAACTAGCTGAAAGAGTCTCTCCATTGAAATCGGGTTGATGTCAACCTGTGGCTAATGGAAACGAACAGGGCTGATATCAAAACACCACCAGACttaaaagacccccccccccccccccccaaagtcaCAGTATTGGTAGATACAAATAGTCTTTCTTAATTCTTTCTTCTGTCTTTTTCAGCATCTGAGGCTATTTAGATCATTAACGTTGCTTTATTCATAGCTTTGGACTGAAGATGTATTTCTGCTGCTGTCATCCAAAAGGACAGATACAGTGTCAAACTTTTCTTCAGAGACACATCTGACATTCAGCCCCTCAGAGGATCTGCTGAGGAACTGGGatggaaaaaaaaagttcatgTCATTGAGGCTGAGGGTAATGTAAATGTGTTGATATAGAAAAGTTTCAAGCAGATTTTTTATGTATCTTAAGATAAACAGGTTTCTATATTTTAAATCAACCAGATACAGTGCAGtacatttataagaatcactgatataagaatcaatcGCAtacagtgatcaaaaccactgggacaaaatcattcctataccagccaatgtaaaataatccgcTTGTAggtcaagcaatccgcttataagaatcatttcggggcaaactgactacatgtaataaagtacttgatcaagtgcaatgacgtgtacagccaataaaagctgtttttgaatttgatcacaggCTTCATTCCTACATTACTCTGGACTataataatttacaaaacaaaaacagaccagAAGGGATTCCCCTGTCAAAAGCCAAGACTCTGTTTCCATTGGGGCTTTCCAGCCTCAGAATGACACACTATTTCCTTCTCCTTTACTTTTACttcatgcagttttttttcagcattaagCAACTCTGCAAAAACACAACCTTACTATAGCTAATTTCTTACCTTAGTTTCATTGTATAATACAGAAATAAGTTATGTAAAAATTCTGTAGGGGCATACCCAAAGCTGTTGTATTGAGTTGCATTATTTCTCCTAGACTGCTAGCAGTCTGTTGTTTCAAGTTGTAATTTTCACTTGACCTCCTTGAGAACGAGTTAATAATGCACAGTATTAGGTGGCTTGTTCAAAATATATGCATTCATGATAATGTGTTTACTATTTCGGAAAAGTGACTGGTCTAAAATGGGTGTAAGAGAATTTCCTAAACAAGTTTTATCATATTTGCATGCGCTCTAGAAATGCACAATTTTATGGACAGGCTTTCAAACAGCATCCCcagagggaaaataaacaaatacatgttaataaaACAGTGTTCTCTACCTCTGCTATATGGTCAGGGACATTCCAGGCTGGATGCAGCAAATTCTTGACGTATCCAGGGGTGTAGCGCACGAGGAAGAAGCAtccaattacaaaaaaacagataATGACTGCACTCAGCACCACGAAGACAACCACTTTTGTTGGATCTAGAGAGCAAAAAGAAGCATAATTGACAGGCAAATGATTCCTGAGCCATCAGCTGCCAAGTGGGTACAGTGTTATTATACATGCCCTAGCTATCAGTATCAAAAAACATGTGACCATGATGACCAATAGAATCAAGTCTATAttatctggaaaccaaaaagtcacgtGACCCCCAATATGGTCACAGTTCCAAGATAGATTTTGAAAATATGAAATTGCtgtgaaatggtttatgagacaTTACCTGTTGTACTGGCTGTGGTGGATTTGTAAATGTATGCAGTTCAAGCTTCCGTTAgcataaagagtaagtagtggggttccgaaaaatatagcgttacacctcccacatgttgctacaactgtttaaataacacacctgtaatttttatttttgttgttaagaagccacaacacacacacacacacaaaaagtgctgtggcttttcatggatcattattgctgtgttacctgtttgacaatgtgggcaataaccctTACACTATCTGCACTAGAGTCGACATTctcaaaagagctttgaaacatactttaaagttataagtgtaaaaagttgtcacgatgttaacaatgaaaagaaaaatgacaggtacattatttaaacagttgtagcaacacatggggatgtataacgctatactttctggaaccctgctacttgctctttaacaaGGTACCGGTAAATATTGACATTAAGTTTTACCTAAAACAATAGATAGAGATATGTCAAAATCCATACCATTATCATAAATGTATTTGCAGTCAACTTTGCTTGGTTTGCCGACTTGGTTATTGACATGGCAATAGTCCTCAACAGTTTTCACCTCCACGCAGTACATCGCACCGGGTTCAAGCTCTTCCAGTCCGATTGATGTATTTGGACTAGGATCTAACTCTATCATCTgtcatcaaaataaaacaaagaaacagacaTTATAACACGACAGTCAAATATTCTTCTGGTTGCTTTGTTTGAC
Encoded proteins:
- the LOC117407142 gene encoding transmembrane protein 50B gives rise to the protein MAGFLDNFRWSECECIDWGERRNAGASIVAGVLFFTGWWIMIDAAVVYPSQEQLNHAFHTCGVFSTIAFFMINAVSNGQVRGDSYGEGCLGRIGARIWLFVGFMIMFGSLIASMWILFGAYVVPKKDVYPGLAVFFQNTLIFFSTLIYKFGRTEDLWG